The Manis javanica isolate MJ-LG chromosome 4, MJ_LKY, whole genome shotgun sequence genome contains a region encoding:
- the TSPOAP1 gene encoding peripheral-type benzodiazepine receptor-associated protein 1 isoform X5, translated as MEQLTPLPRLRNPRAMEPWALPAWQSWTPVQGVESEDIAPRSAETPAARWVGEQKPQENSEPEGARSPRPAGDIDPEGMPGLPSLGQQAVSSRPGCPRLEDEEVEAFPKSKLNMGFGDRPNLELLRALEELQQRCAILKEENQMLRKSSFPETEEKVRRLKRKNAELAIIAKRLEERAQKLQETNLKVVSAPVPRPGASLELCRKAMARQRARDLSETASALLAKDKQISALQRECRELQARLTLVGKEGPQWLHVRDFDRLLRESQREVLRLQKQIALRNQQEPPSPPRPPGYATLARAGAPAPGAPGEAILQEDVENPPVVLGKPEKQQSVQQLESELSKKRKKCESLEQEARKKQRRCEELELQLREAQNENARLVEENSRLSGRATEKEQVEWENVELRGQLLGVTQERDLALHKSQGLQSKLESLEQVLKHMREVAQRRQQLEVEHEQARLSLQEKQEEVQRLQQAQAEARREHEGAVQLLESTLDSMQARVRELEEQCRSQTERFSLLAQELQAFRLHPGPLDLLTSALGYSTLGDHPPPPCCCSAPQPCRGPSPKDLDLLPGSPGRCTPKSSEPAPPTLAGVPRRTTKKAESLSNSSRSESIHNSPKSCPTPEPCRGLALSVSPQVDTASEVEELEADNVSLLPAVQEGSRGEARIQVFLARYSYNPFEGPNENPEAELPLTAGEYIYIYGNMDEDGFFEGELMDGRRGLVPSNFVERVSDDDLLTTLPSELADLSCSSGPELSFLSGGGIDSSSGGQSSGGRSQPRPEDEAAGDELSLSPPPEGLGGPPAVPYPRCLVLLKQLAHSVVLAWEPPPEQVELCGYHVCVNGELRQTLGPGAPPKTVLENLDLRVGPLHVSVQALTSQGSSDPLRCCLVVGTRVEVAPSQLRVHRLTATSAEVTWVPGNSNLAHAIYLNGEECPPARPSTYWATFCHLRPGTLYQARVEAQLPSRGSWEPGWERLDQRAATLQFTTLPAGPPDAPLDVQVEPGPSPGILIISWLPVTIDAAGTSNGVRVTGYAIYADGQKIMEVASPTAGSVLVELSQLQLLQVCSEVAVRTMSPHGESADSFPAPVAPALAAAYLQAKVSCPSPRPGLEARTPLAPAAPGPGDPSSPLQCPDPHRTQEPPGGLPASPPRETPKGPQVEPPAPCSQEEAGEPVPGASEDRASEPAAGERAGPAPSPLAKQEARGAQGALAQRVPCAEACHRGDPGTGLRPRAEREDAAELGVRLVNSLVDHGRNSDLSDIQEEEEEEEEELASRTCSFQKQVVGNSIRENGAKPQPDPFCETDSDEEVLEQILELPLQQFCSKKLFSIPEEEEEEDKEEEEEEDKQEEEEEGEEQPGAGCPSRDPGLPEPALLGLGCNSRWPRGPGPPPLSPEPCRAGDRLEDTPGLVGGSSRRRGSVSPEKPPNRRRSPDPREHCSRLLSNGLQASGRPGPARERGGPAVGEGTRGGPEAGGRGRPAPSRRCPRGRVPESGLASCLSPKCLEISIEYDSEDELEAGGGGISISGSSYSGDGEAWGTAPVGRPRGPLKASSGSTPHSHLLAWEKGEPEWRGRSATGRAKEPASRATETGEPRGSDSSGRRGPLRRGGQAPRPGASELDLSTAPPGSPPEAALVYQDLPVRIFVALFDYDPVSMSPNPDAGEEELPFREGQILKVFGDKDADGFYRGEGGGRTGYIPCNMVAEVAVDRPAGRQQLLQRSYLSPHVLVEGSGNVPSVYSTAHTPGPPPKPRRSKKAESEGAAPPCAGSPQPVSSASLQAPHSMVAAFDYNPRESSPNTDVEAELPFRAGDVITVFGGMDDDGFYYGELNGQRGLVPSNFLEGPGPVAGGSDREPGASQAESQRMRRRRVQC; from the exons ATGGAGCAACTGACACCCCTCCCACGGCTCAGGAACCCCAGAGCCATGGAGCCATGGGCATTGCCAGCCTGGCAGAGCTGGACTCCAGTTCAGGGGGTTGAATCTGAAGACATAGCCCCAAGGAGTGCCGAAACTCCAGCAGCTCGGTGGGTTGGAGAACAGAAGCCTCAGGAGAACTCTGAGCCCGAGGGAGCCCGAAGCCCCAGGCCAGCGGGGGACATTGACCCAGAAGGAATGCCTGGGCTGCCCAGCCTGGGGCAGCAAGCAGTGAGCTCCAGACCTGGCTGCCCAAGGCTGGAGGACGAGGAGGTGGAGGCTTTCCCTAAG AGTAAGCTGAACATGGGCTTCGGGGACAGGCCCAATCTGGAGCTGCTGAGGGCCCTGGAAGAGCTGCAGCAGCGCTGTGCCATCCTTAAGGAGGAAAACCAGATGCTG AGGaagagcagcttccctgagacgGAGGAGAAGGTGCGGAGGCTAAAGCGGAAGAACGCTGAGCTGGCGATCATTGCCAAACGCCTGGAGGAAAGGGCCCAGAAGCTGCAGGAGACTAACCTGAAGGTG GTGAGTGCCCCTGTGCCCCGTCCGGGGGCGAGTTTGGAGTTGTGCAGGAAGGCCATGGCCCGCCAGAGAGCCCGGGACCTCAGTGAGACAGCCAGTGCCCTCCTGGCCAAGGACAAGCAGATCTCTGCCTTGCAGCGGGAGTGCAGGGAGCTGCAGGCCAGGCTCACCCTGGTTGGCAAG GAGGGCCCCCAGTGGCTCCACGTGCGGGACTTCGACCGGCTGCTGCGCGAGTCCCAACGGGAGGTGCTGCGGCTGCAGAAGCAGATCGCCCTACGCAACCAGCAGGAGCCGCCTTCACCACCCCGGCCCCCAGGCTACGCTACCTTGGCCAGGGCAGGGGCCCCCGCCCCCGGGGCCCCGGGAGAG GCCATACTCCAGGAGGATGTGGAAAACCCACCCGTGGTCCTAGGGAAGCCAGAGAAACAGCAGAGCGTGCAGCAGCTG GAATCTGAGCTCAGCAAGAAGCGGAAGAAATGCGAGAGCCTGGAGCAGGAAGCCCGGAAAAAGCAGAGGCGATGTGAGGAGCTG GAACTGCAGCTGAGAGAAGCCCAGAATGAGAATGCCCGCCTGGTGGAGGAGAATTCTCGGCTCAGTGGGAGAGCCACAGAGAAGGAGCAG GTGGAGTGGGAGAATGTGGAGCTGAGGGGCCAGCTCCTGGGGGTGACACAGGAGAGGGACTTAGCCCTTCACAAGAGCCAGGGCCTGCAGAGCAAGCTGGAGAGCCTGGAGCAGGTGCTGAAG CACATGCGGGAGGTGGCCCAGCGGCGGCAGCAGCTGGAGGTGGAGCATGAGCAGGCTCGGCTGAGCCTGCAGGAGAAGCAGGAGGAAGTCCAGAGGCTGCAGCAG GCCCAGGCGGAAGCCAGGAGGGAGCATGAAGGGGCCGTGCAGCTGCTGGAG TCTACCCTGGATTCCATGCAG GCCCGCGTTCGAGAGCTTGAGGAGCAGTGCCGCAGCCAAACAGAGCGCTTCAGCCTCCTGGCACAGGAGCTCCAGGCCTTCCGCCTGCACCCTGGCCCCTTGGATCTGCTCACCTCTGCCCTGGGCTACAGTACCCTTGGGGACCATCCACCACCCCCCTGCTGCTGCTCTGCCCCCCAGCCTTGCAGGGGGCCCAGCCCCAAAG ACCTTGACCTCCTGCCGGGCTCCCCAGGACGCTGCACCCCAAAGTCTTCTgagcctgcccctcccacccttgCTGGGGTCCCCCGAAGGACCACCAAGAAGGCAGAGTCTCTCTCTAACTCCTCTCGCTCCGAGTCCATCCACAACAGCCCCAAGTCATGTCCTACACCTGAG CCTTGCCGTGGGCTGGCCCTTTCTGTTTCCCCCCAGGTGGACACAGCCAGTGAGGTGGAGGAGCTGGAGGCAGACAATGTCTCCCTGCtcccagcagtgcaggagggcagCCGGGGAGAGGCCAGGATCCAGGTCTTCCTAGCACGCTACAG CTACAACCCCTTCGAGGGCCCCAATGAGAACCCGGAGGCAGAGCTTCCACTTACTGCTGGCGAGTACATCTACATTTATGGCAACATGGACGAGGATGGCTTTTTTGAAG GGGAGCTCATGGATGGCCGGAGGGGCCTGGTCCCTTCCAACTTTGTAGAGCGCGTGTCCGACGACGACCTCCTCACCACCCTCCCTTCGGAGCTGGCCGATCTGTCCTGTAGCTCAGGGCCTGAACTCAGTTTCCTGAGTGGAGGGGGGATTGACAGCAGTAGTGGGGGCCAGAGCAGCGGGGGACGCAGCCAGCCCAGACCGGAGGACGAGGCTGCAGGGGACGAGCTCAGTCTGAGCCCCCCACCCGAGGGCCTGGGCGGGCCCCCTGCTGTGCCTTACCCTCGCTGTCTGGTGCTCCTCAAGCAGCTGGCCCACAGTGTGGTGCTGGCTTGGGAGCCACCTCCTGAGCAAGTGGAGCTCTGTGGCTACCACGTCTGTGTGAATGGGGAGCTGCGTCAgaccctggggcctggggcccctCCCAAGACTGTGCTTGAAAACCTGGACCTGCGGGTCGGACCCCTCCATGTCTCTGTACAGGCCCTGACCAGCCAGGGCAGCTCTGACCCTCTGCGCTGTTGTTTGGTGGTGGGTACCCGGGTCGAGGTAGCACCTAGCCAGCTACGGGTCCATCGACTGACAGCCACATCTGCAGAGGTCACTTGGGTGCCTGGCAATAGCAACTTGGCCCATGCCATCTACCTCAATGGGGAAGAGTGCCCCCCTGCCCGCCCCAGCACCTACTGGGCCACCTTCTGCCACTTGCGGCCTGGTACACTCTATCAGGCTCGAGTGGAGGCTCAACTCCCATCTCGAGGGTCCTGGGAACCAGGCTGGGAGAGGCTGGACCAGCGGGCTGCCACCTTGCAGttcaccacactcccagcag GCCCACCTGATGCCCCCCTGGATGTGCAGGTTGAGCCGGGGCCCTCCCCTGGAATCTTGATCATTAGCTGGCTCCCAGTAACGATTGATGCTGCTGGTACCTCCAATGGTGTTCGGGTCACAGGCTATGCCATCTATGCTGATGGGCAGAAG ATCATGGAGGTGGCCTCGCCCACAGCGGGCAGTGTGCTCGTGGAGTTGTCCCAGCTGCAGCTgctacaggtgtgcagtgaggtgGCTGTGCGCACCATGTCGCCCCATGGCGAGTCCGCTGACTCCTTTCCGGCTCCTGTTGCCCCAGCCCTGGCTGCGGCCTACCTGCAAGCCAAAGTCTCCTGCCCCTCACCACGACCAGGCTTGGAGGCCAGAACACCCCTTGCTCCAGCCGCCCCAGGACCTGGAGACCCCAGCTCTCCCCTCCAGTGCCCTGACCCCCACAGAACTCAGGAGCCCCCTGGGGGCCTCCCAGCAAGCCCTCCCAGAGAGACACCAAAAGGACCCCAAGTGGAGCCCCCAGCACCTTGCTCCCAG gaggaggctggggaacCTGTGCCGGGTGCCTCAGAGGACAGAGCCAGTGAGCCAGCTGCGGGTGAGAGAGCTGGCCCTGCACCTTCCCCCTTGGCCAAGCAGGAGGCCAGGGGGGCCCAGGGAGCACTGGCCCAGAGGGTACCCTGTGCTGAGGCCTGCCACAGAGGCGACCCGGGAACTGGGCTGAGGCCCAGGGCTGAG AGGGAGGATGCAGCAGAGCTTGGGGTCCGTCTGGTGAACTCCCTTGTGGACCACGGCCGCAACTCAGATCTGTCAGAcatccaggaggaggaggaggaggaggaggaggagctggctTCCAGGACTTGCTCTTTCCAGAAGCAGGTTGTTGGCAACAGCATCAGGGAGAATGGGGCCAAG ccccagcccgacCCCTTCTGTGAGACTGACAGCGACGAGGAGGTCTTGGAGCAGATTCTGGAGCTGCCCCTCCAGCAGTTCTGCAGCAAGAAGCTCTTTAGCAttcctgaggaggaggaggaggaggacaaggaggaagaggaggaggaggacaagcaggaggaggaggaggagggcgagGAGCAGCCAGGAGCAGGCTGTCCTTCCCGAGACCCCGGCCTGCCTGAGCCTGCATTGCTAGGGCTGGGCTGCAACAGCAGGTGGCCTCGAGGACCTGGCCCACCTCCCTTGTCTCCCGAGCCCTGCAGGGCCGGGGACCGTCTGGAAGATACGCCTGGACTAGTTGGTGGCAGCAGCCGGAGGAGAGGAAGTGTGTCCCCTGAGAAGCCTCCAAACCGCAGGCGGTCCCCAGATCCCCGGGAACACTGCAGCCGGCTTCTCAGCAATGGGCTCCAGGCCTCTGGACGACCAGGCCCTGCACGGGAGAGGGGCGGGCCCGCTGTGGGCGAGGGGACCAGGGGtgggccagaggctggggggagaGGACGGCCGGCCCCTTCCCGGAGGTGCCCCCGTGGCCGTGTCCCGGAATCTGGCCTGGCCAGCTGCCTCTCCCCCAAGTGCTTGGAAATCAGCATCGAATATGATTCTGAGGATGAGCTGGAGGCGGGCGGCGGGGGCATCAGCATCAGCGGCTCCAGTTACTCCGGAGACGGGGAGGCCTGGGGCACAGCACCCGTAGGAAGGCCCCGGGGACCTCTGAAGGCCAGTTCAGGCTCCACTCCCCACTCACACCTCCTGgcctgggagaaaggggagccggAGTGGAGAGGCCGCAGTGCGACTGGCAGAGCCAAGGAGCCAGCCTCCCGG GCAACAGAGACTGGGGAGCCCAGAGGGTCAGACAGCTCTGGGCGGAGGGGCCCCCTGAGGAGAGGGGGCCAGGCCCCCAGGCCAGGTGCCTCTGAGCTGG ACCTCTCCACAGCTCCTCCCGGGAGTCCCCCAGAAGCAGCTCTGGTTTACCAGGACCTACCTGTCAGGATCTTTGTGGCTCTGTTTGACTATGATCCTGTGTCAATGTCACCCAACCCTGATGCTGGGGAAGAGGAGCTCCCCTTCCGGGAAGGCCAGATTCTCAAG GTGTTTGGGGACAAGGATGCTGATGGATTCTACCGGGGTGAAGGTGGGGGCCGGACAGGCTACATCCCCTGCAACATGGTGGCTGAGGTGGCTGTGGACAGACCAGCGGGTAGACAGCAGCTGCTCCAGAGGAGTTATTTGTCCCCACATGTTCTTGTTGAGGGCTCAG GGAATGTTCCTTCTGTGTACTCCACAGCCCACACACCTGGGCCTCCCCCTAAGCCCCGCCGCTCCAAGAAAG CAGAGTCAGAAGGTGCTGCCCCACCCTGTGCAG GCAGCCCCCAGCCAGTCTCCTCTGCCAGCCTGCAAGCTCCCCACTCCATGGTGGCTGCATTTGACTACAATCCCCGGGAGAGCTCACCCAACACGGACGTGGAG GCAGAGCTGCCCTTCCGAGCAGGGGATGTCATCACGGTGTTTGGGGGCATGGACGACGATGGTTTCTACTAC GGCGAGCTGAATGGGCAGAGGGGCCTGGTTCCATCCAACTTCCTGGAGGGACCTGGGCCTGTGGCAGGAGGCTCGGACAGGGAGCCCGGAGCATCCCAGGCTGAGAGTCAG AGAATGAGGAGGAGAAGAGTCCAGTGCTAG